TCGATGTCCAGCTCAAGCGTCGGGCCGACCTGGTGGTAAACCTTGTGGAGACCGTCAAAGGTTACGCCAAGCACGAAAAAGAACTCTTCGAGAAGGTAACCCAGGCCCGGGCGGCGGCCGTCGGCG
This DNA window, taken from Thermovirga sp., encodes the following:
- a CDS encoding LemA family protein codes for the protein MTILWILLIVAALLALYVWRAYNTMVRSRNLVDEGWSGIDVQLKRRADLVVNLVETVKGYAKHEKELFEKVTQARAAAVG